The Plectropomus leopardus isolate mb chromosome 7, YSFRI_Pleo_2.0, whole genome shotgun sequence genome window below encodes:
- the glipr2l gene encoding GLI pathogenesis-related 2, like, with translation MGKSASKQFSEEVLQCHNEYRRKHQAPPLKLSSKLSREATRYAESLASTRILKHSQESSRGSCGENLAWASYDQSGKDVADRWYDEVKQYNFNRPGFSSGTGHFTAMVWKSTNKLGVGKAIASDGSSFVVARYFPAGNITNQGHFENNVLPAKVST, from the exons ATGGGAAAGTCAG CCTCGAAGCAGTTTTCTGAGGAGGTGCTGCAATGCCATAATGAGTACAGGAGGAAGCACCAGGCTCCTCCACTGAAGCTGAGCAGCAAGTTGAGCAGAGAGGCTACCCG TTATGCTGAAAGTTTGGCCAGCACACGGATCCTTAAACACAGCCAGGAGTCCAGTAGAGGGAGCTGTGGAGAGAACCTGGCATGGGCCTCCTATGACCAATCAG gaaagGATGTTGCAGACCGCTGGTATGATGAAGTGAAACAGTACAACTTCAACCGTCCTGGATTCTCCTCTGGCACTG GCCATTTCACAGCAATGGTGTGGAAGAGCACTAATAAGCTGGGTGTCGGCAAGGCCATCGCATCAGACGGCTCTTCCTTCGTGGTTGCCAGATACTTCCCTGCTGGGAACATCACTAACCAGGGACACTTTGAGAACAACGTCCTACCGGCTAAAGTCTCCACCTAA